From Echinicola soli, a single genomic window includes:
- a CDS encoding peptidylprolyl isomerase: MKYILINFMFLLLLLSCACSSERKYQIGQITTPKGEMLFWLYEETPVHKASFIQLAKDHYWDSLTFNRVIEGFVIQGGCPDTPAGFGGSPYLLKPEFVDSIRHVYGAVGAGRDDNPEKLSAGCQLYIVHNKDGIPRLDDNYTVFGQIFKGLDVLDAIAEVPTDSTDTPLDAITMEVRVIEMSASEVEELGYDVP; this comes from the coding sequence ATGAAATACATACTTATTAATTTTATGTTTCTCCTCTTGCTCCTTTCTTGCGCCTGCAGTTCAGAAAGGAAGTATCAAATCGGCCAGATTACTACCCCAAAGGGCGAAATGCTCTTTTGGTTGTATGAGGAGACACCTGTACACAAGGCTAGCTTTATTCAACTGGCCAAGGACCATTATTGGGATTCCCTGACTTTTAACAGGGTGATCGAAGGTTTTGTGATTCAGGGAGGATGTCCCGACACGCCAGCAGGATTTGGCGGTTCACCGTATTTGCTTAAGCCGGAATTTGTAGACTCTATTCGTCATGTCTATGGCGCTGTTGGTGCAGGCCGTGATGATAACCCCGAAAAACTTTCAGCGGGCTGCCAACTGTATATTGTCCATAATAAAGACGGGATTCCGAGGCTTGATGATAATTATACCGTGTTTGGGCAGATATTTAAAGGATTGGACGTATTGGACGCCATCGCAGAGGTTCCTACTGATTCCACTGACACACCTCTTGACGCCATCACCATGGAGGTAAGGGTTATCGAAATGTCAGCATCAGAAGTGGAGGAATTGGGCTATGATGTGCCTTAA
- the aspS gene encoding aspartate--tRNA ligase, with protein MLRTHTCGELRIGDVGEEVTLSGWVQRVRNKGGLVWVDLRDRYGVTQLIFEEGSSDQVLLEKAASLGREFVIQAAGEVIERTSKNNKIPTGEIEVKTTSLEVLNAAKVPPFVIEDETDGGEDLRMKYRYLDLRRRIVREKLQLRHRMMQETRKFMDGLDFMEVETPVLIKSTPEGARDFLVPSRINEGEFYALPQSPQTFKQLLMVSGFDRYFQIVKCFRDEDLRADRQPEFTQIDCEMSFVEQEDILTTFEGLVRHLFTTVKKVDLGEVERMTFADAMKYYGNDKPDLRFDMKFVELNDVAQNKGFKIFDEAELVVGIAAPGAASYTRKQVDALTEWVKRPQIGAKGLVYVKCNEDGSFKSSVDKFYNQEDLKDWADKMNAQPGDLILVLSGDKNATRKQLSELRLKMGSDLGLRDKNVFKPLWVLDFPLLEWDEETERFHAMHHPFTSPKAEDFPLLEKDPGAVRANAYDLVINGVEIGGGSIRIHDRDTQKTMFKHLGFTDEEAQAQFGFLMEAFEYGAPPHGGIAFGFDRLCAIFGGSDSIRDYIAFPKNNSGRDVMIDSPSAISDEQLKELSIQLALKK; from the coding sequence ATGCTAAGAACACATACTTGTGGGGAATTGCGGATAGGAGATGTGGGCGAAGAAGTGACCCTTTCCGGATGGGTACAACGGGTACGAAACAAAGGTGGTTTGGTATGGGTAGACCTACGGGACAGATATGGTGTTACCCAACTGATTTTTGAGGAAGGTTCCAGTGATCAGGTGCTGCTGGAGAAAGCCGCTTCACTGGGACGTGAATTCGTCATCCAGGCCGCAGGTGAGGTGATCGAGCGAACTTCCAAAAACAATAAAATCCCAACGGGAGAAATAGAGGTGAAGACGACTTCACTGGAAGTGCTGAATGCCGCCAAGGTGCCTCCATTTGTGATTGAAGATGAAACGGACGGTGGGGAAGACCTTCGGATGAAGTACCGTTATTTGGACTTGAGGAGAAGGATTGTGCGCGAAAAACTTCAGTTGAGGCACCGCATGATGCAGGAAACACGGAAGTTCATGGACGGCTTGGACTTCATGGAAGTAGAAACTCCCGTACTGATCAAGTCCACCCCTGAAGGTGCACGGGACTTTTTGGTGCCAAGCCGAATCAATGAAGGAGAATTCTATGCATTGCCACAATCGCCACAGACTTTTAAGCAGTTGTTGATGGTGAGTGGTTTTGACCGGTATTTTCAGATTGTAAAATGTTTCCGCGATGAGGATCTGCGAGCAGATCGTCAGCCAGAGTTCACACAGATTGACTGTGAGATGTCCTTTGTGGAGCAGGAAGATATTCTAACGACCTTCGAAGGCCTGGTAAGGCATCTCTTTACGACGGTGAAGAAGGTAGACCTTGGGGAAGTGGAAAGAATGACTTTTGCTGATGCCATGAAATACTATGGTAACGATAAGCCTGATCTCCGTTTCGATATGAAATTCGTAGAACTCAATGATGTGGCCCAGAACAAGGGCTTTAAGATATTTGATGAGGCGGAATTGGTAGTAGGGATCGCCGCCCCCGGAGCGGCCAGCTACACCCGAAAGCAAGTAGATGCGTTGACAGAATGGGTGAAACGACCCCAGATCGGTGCCAAAGGCCTGGTGTATGTAAAATGTAACGAAGACGGAAGCTTCAAATCTTCCGTGGACAAGTTTTATAACCAGGAAGACCTCAAGGATTGGGCTGATAAAATGAATGCTCAGCCAGGTGATTTGATACTGGTATTGTCAGGCGACAAAAATGCCACGAGGAAGCAACTTTCTGAGCTAAGGCTAAAAATGGGAAGTGACCTTGGCCTAAGGGATAAAAATGTATTCAAGCCACTTTGGGTATTGGATTTTCCACTGCTGGAGTGGGATGAGGAGACAGAGCGGTTCCATGCGATGCACCACCCCTTCACTTCTCCCAAGGCAGAAGATTTTCCACTGCTGGAAAAAGACCCTGGAGCCGTTCGTGCCAATGCCTATGACTTGGTGATCAATGGTGTGGAAATCGGCGGGGGATCCATTAGGATCCATGACCGCGATACCCAAAAGACCATGTTTAAGCACCTTGGATTTACAGATGAAGAAGCACAGGCACAGTTTGGCTTCTTGATGGAGGCATTTGAATATGGAGCGCCACCACACGGTGGAATTGCCTTTGGCTTTGACCGGCTGTGTGCGATCTTCGGAGGAAGCGATTCGATCAGGGATTACATCGCCTTCCCTAAGAACAATTCAGGAAGAGACGTGATGATCGATTCCCCAAGTGCTATATCAGACGAACAGCTAAAAGAGCTGAGTATTCAACTGGCACTGAAGAAGTAA
- a CDS encoding AsmA-like C-terminal region-containing protein: protein MKKTLIIILSVFAFLLVVLIATPFIFKDKIVERIDKEIANAVDAQVYYDVDQIGLSVLKRFPNISATVNEFGVRGNAPFEGDTLAHINNFQIDFNLMSVIFGDYPELTGLHLKGGSIYVKVLEDGTANYDIAKDTGEPTVPEEPSNFKLGIDLMEIEDVNFVYDDRQLKYFMALEDFDMEGYGDFTTDVYGLDGKIQTNIVRMDFEEVNYLTNKVFTADTEIQVDMNQMKFTFGEGQFGLNEFLFGIDGFLAMPSEDIEFDLTFEGRENTFKSVLSLVPGVYTESFDGIKTSGTMDFGGYFKGTYSETQFPAFDIGLKVTDGMFQYPDLPKPVSNINVDMSVKNETNNLDNTQVNIPAFNLNFGSNPVSGRLLLENLVTYDIDGALKGKLNLEELTSIFPIEGMELKGILDVDAAAKGRYDSVAKIIPAIDAKMTLTNGYVKSEEYPAPIEELNVHTIIVNNSGKMNDFLVDLSKFGFKLEGEEVNGNMAIRDLEELNWDGSIHGSVDLGKISKIFPMEEVIMDGKVKADIDTKGSYADVEAERYNRLDTRGQVSLTDFYYTDKDLPQGVRIHEATGDFSPQAINLTSFDARLGESPVKANGSLANYIAYVFEENEVLSGKLNISSTKFNINEWMTESESTTADTTELQLIELPQNIDFTMNVQADEVLYDDLVFSDAKGTMTLKNGILTFKDAGMRTLGGQLTLNGAYNTQDIKDPKFNMDFNVIAMSIQEAFKYFNTVKAFVPIAQHLDGDFTTNFSLSGNLGQDMMPVLSSLDGSGLIKVAQAALQNSQIVNGITSLTKLKNGNTINLKDINLQAAIKDGMLEVQPFNVKLWDYEAKIQGSTGFDGSVNYLINMQVPAGKLGSQANNLLAGIAGTEATGDTKIPVAINLGGTYSSPKVSLAGGDSMEAMLTNALKSRASAEGKKLQDQAQEQFKAHEDSAKQEMKAKAEAAQDSAKKELNKKVEEAQNKAADEVKDALKGLFGKSKSKTDTTKNN, encoded by the coding sequence ATGAAAAAGACCCTGATTATCATATTGTCCGTTTTTGCTTTTTTGCTTGTGGTGCTAATCGCCACTCCTTTTATTTTCAAAGATAAGATCGTGGAAAGGATCGACAAGGAAATAGCCAATGCCGTGGATGCACAGGTTTATTATGATGTGGATCAGATTGGCCTGAGTGTCCTGAAGCGCTTTCCCAATATTTCTGCGACTGTAAATGAATTTGGTGTGCGTGGTAATGCGCCCTTTGAAGGTGATACCCTGGCCCATATCAATAACTTTCAAATTGACTTTAATCTTATGTCGGTGATTTTTGGGGACTATCCGGAGCTGACAGGATTGCACCTGAAAGGGGGGAGCATTTATGTGAAAGTGCTGGAAGATGGTACGGCTAATTACGACATCGCCAAGGATACGGGAGAACCTACAGTTCCCGAAGAACCTTCAAATTTCAAATTGGGCATTGATCTGATGGAAATAGAAGATGTCAATTTTGTCTACGACGATCGGCAGTTAAAATACTTCATGGCACTGGAGGATTTTGACATGGAAGGCTATGGTGACTTTACTACCGATGTGTATGGTCTGGATGGAAAGATCCAGACCAATATCGTGCGGATGGATTTTGAAGAGGTCAACTATTTGACCAATAAAGTCTTTACGGCTGATACGGAGATCCAAGTGGACATGAACCAAATGAAGTTTACTTTCGGTGAGGGACAGTTTGGTCTGAATGAATTTTTGTTTGGCATAGATGGCTTTCTGGCCATGCCTTCCGAAGACATAGAGTTTGACCTTACCTTCGAAGGAAGGGAAAATACCTTCAAAAGTGTCCTCTCATTAGTACCAGGGGTGTATACGGAGTCTTTTGATGGAATCAAGACTTCTGGGACCATGGATTTTGGCGGTTATTTTAAGGGGACTTATAGCGAAACCCAGTTTCCGGCTTTTGACATTGGTCTGAAGGTAACTGATGGGATGTTTCAGTATCCCGATTTGCCAAAACCTGTCAGCAACATCAATGTGGACATGTCTGTGAAAAATGAAACCAATAACCTGGATAACACACAAGTCAATATTCCTGCATTCAACCTTAATTTCGGTTCCAATCCCGTTTCGGGAAGGTTATTGCTGGAGAATTTGGTGACTTATGATATTGATGGAGCGCTCAAAGGGAAACTGAACCTAGAGGAGCTCACGTCTATCTTCCCAATAGAAGGCATGGAACTGAAGGGGATATTGGATGTGGATGCTGCCGCCAAAGGCCGCTATGACAGCGTAGCGAAGATCATCCCAGCCATTGATGCCAAGATGACCCTTACCAATGGCTATGTGAAAAGCGAGGAGTACCCTGCACCCATCGAAGAGCTGAACGTGCATACTATTATCGTCAATAATAGCGGTAAGATGAATGATTTCTTAGTGGACTTGTCCAAGTTTGGCTTTAAGCTCGAAGGGGAAGAAGTCAATGGCAATATGGCCATCAGGGATTTGGAAGAGCTCAACTGGGATGGCTCTATTCACGGATCGGTGGATCTTGGTAAGATCAGTAAGATCTTCCCGATGGAAGAAGTGATCATGGACGGCAAGGTAAAAGCCGATATTGACACAAAAGGAAGCTATGCCGATGTGGAAGCGGAACGGTATAATCGCCTGGATACCCGGGGACAAGTAAGCCTTACGGATTTTTATTACACCGATAAGGACCTTCCCCAAGGTGTTCGCATCCATGAAGCCACAGGGGACTTTAGCCCTCAGGCGATCAACTTAACTAGTTTTGACGCAAGGCTAGGCGAAAGCCCCGTGAAAGCCAATGGTAGCTTGGCCAACTATATTGCTTATGTCTTTGAGGAAAATGAAGTACTTTCAGGAAAGCTCAATATCAGCTCTACCAAGTTCAATATTAATGAGTGGATGACCGAAAGCGAATCTACAACGGCGGATACCACCGAGCTTCAACTTATCGAATTGCCCCAGAACATTGATTTTACGATGAATGTTCAGGCAGATGAAGTGCTCTATGATGATTTGGTGTTCAGTGATGCGAAAGGGACAATGACCCTTAAGAATGGTATTTTGACGTTTAAGGATGCCGGGATGCGGACACTGGGAGGTCAGTTGACTCTGAATGGAGCATACAATACCCAGGACATCAAAGATCCGAAGTTCAATATGGACTTCAATGTCATTGCCATGAGTATTCAGGAGGCCTTTAAGTATTTTAATACCGTGAAAGCCTTTGTCCCAATCGCACAGCACTTGGATGGGGATTTTACGACCAACTTCTCCCTGTCAGGAAATTTGGGCCAAGACATGATGCCGGTGCTTTCATCATTGGATGGTAGCGGACTGATCAAAGTGGCCCAGGCAGCCCTTCAAAATAGCCAGATTGTAAATGGCATTACTTCACTTACCAAGCTCAAGAATGGCAATACCATCAATCTCAAGGATATCAACCTACAAGCTGCCATAAAAGATGGTATGCTGGAAGTCCAGCCATTTAATGTGAAATTGTGGGATTATGAGGCTAAAATACAAGGTAGCACTGGCTTCGATGGCAGTGTGAATTACTTGATCAACATGCAGGTGCCTGCTGGTAAGTTGGGAAGCCAAGCTAATAATCTGCTGGCGGGTATCGCAGGTACAGAGGCCACAGGAGATACCAAAATACCTGTTGCCATTAATTTGGGTGGGACATATTCTTCGCCAAAGGTGAGTTTGGCGGGAGGAGATAGCATGGAGGCCATGCTTACCAATGCATTGAAATCCCGCGCGTCGGCTGAGGGCAAAAAGCTTCAAGACCAAGCCCAAGAGCAGTTTAAGGCTCATGAGGACAGTGCTAAGCAGGAGATGAAGGCCAAGGCTGAAGCAGCCCAAGACAGCGCAAAAAAAGAATTGAATAAAAAGGTCGAGGAAGCACAAAATAAAGCAGCAGATGAAGTGAAAGATGCTTTGAAAGGACTCTTCGGCAAGTCGAAATCCAAAACGGACACGACCAAGAATAATTAA
- a CDS encoding 4a-hydroxytetrahydrobiopterin dehydratase — protein sequence MWEEKNDQLVREFEFSDFQEAFAFMTRVAFLAEGQGHHPNWSNVYNKVTIALTSHDAGNKVTEKDRKLASAIDKLI from the coding sequence ATGTGGGAAGAGAAAAATGATCAACTTGTAAGGGAATTCGAATTTTCAGATTTTCAGGAGGCATTTGCTTTTATGACCAGGGTAGCCTTCTTGGCAGAAGGACAAGGCCATCATCCCAACTGGAGCAATGTGTATAATAAAGTGACCATAGCCCTGACGAGCCATGATGCTGGAAATAAGGTCACCGAGAAAGATAGAAAACTGGCCTCGGCCATCGATAAGCTGATCTGA
- the gpmI gene encoding 2,3-bisphosphoglycerate-independent phosphoglycerate mutase — translation MDKKVLLMILDGWGLATNPEVSAIDKANTPFIDSLFEKYPHAKLDASGLAVGLPEGQMGNSEVGHMNIGAGRVVYQDLVKINKAVEEGDLKDNPILKEAFATAKENQKKVHFIGLVSDGGVHAHIKHLKGLCDAAKANGIEEPYIHAFTDGRDTDPKSGLGFLEDLERHCEQSVGKVASVIGRYYAMDRDKRWERVKLAYDAMVLGEGEKSKDLPAAIRKSYANGVTDEFIRPIVQVDEKGKAIASIEEGDVVICFNFRTDRGREITQVLTQQDLEDYKMKKLDLHYVTFTNYDETFKGVSVIFEKDNLKNTLGEVLAKSGKKQIRIAETEKYPHVTFFFSGGRESEFEGESRILCSSPKVATYDLQPEMSAYEIAKKINVELDKRETDFVCLNFANADMVGHTGVFEAAVKACEAVDECTNSVISTALKNDYSIIVIADHGNSDKMLNEDGTPNTAHTTNLVPCIMVDKKDQLEVNDGKLGDLAPTILKMIGVDIPAEMTGDVLLK, via the coding sequence ATGGATAAAAAAGTTTTACTAATGATTTTGGATGGTTGGGGCTTGGCCACCAACCCTGAAGTTTCTGCGATTGACAAGGCAAACACGCCATTTATCGACAGTCTTTTTGAAAAATATCCACACGCCAAATTGGATGCTTCTGGCTTGGCGGTGGGCTTACCAGAGGGACAGATGGGCAACTCAGAAGTAGGGCATATGAATATCGGTGCCGGAAGAGTTGTTTACCAAGATTTGGTAAAAATCAATAAAGCTGTCGAAGAAGGGGATCTAAAGGACAATCCAATTTTGAAGGAAGCTTTTGCCACAGCAAAAGAAAACCAAAAAAAGGTACATTTTATCGGGTTAGTATCTGATGGAGGTGTGCACGCCCATATTAAACACCTAAAAGGCCTCTGTGATGCCGCCAAGGCCAATGGCATCGAAGAGCCTTACATCCATGCCTTTACCGATGGAAGGGACACTGACCCCAAAAGTGGGCTCGGCTTCTTGGAAGACCTTGAGCGCCATTGTGAACAATCTGTAGGCAAGGTAGCTTCCGTTATTGGCCGTTATTATGCCATGGACCGTGATAAGCGCTGGGAAAGGGTAAAATTGGCGTATGATGCCATGGTGCTGGGAGAAGGTGAAAAATCCAAAGACCTACCAGCGGCCATCCGTAAGTCTTATGCCAATGGCGTCACTGATGAATTTATCCGGCCAATTGTTCAAGTAGATGAAAAAGGTAAGGCCATCGCTTCGATCGAAGAAGGGGATGTGGTGATCTGTTTCAATTTCCGTACGGATAGAGGACGTGAAATAACCCAAGTACTGACACAGCAGGATCTCGAAGATTACAAGATGAAAAAGCTCGACCTGCACTATGTGACATTTACCAATTATGACGAGACCTTTAAAGGAGTTTCTGTCATTTTCGAAAAGGACAACCTCAAAAATACCCTCGGTGAAGTCTTGGCCAAAAGTGGCAAAAAACAAATCAGAATTGCCGAAACGGAGAAATACCCGCATGTTACCTTCTTTTTCAGCGGAGGCCGTGAATCAGAATTTGAGGGAGAATCCCGCATACTCTGCAGCTCACCCAAGGTAGCTACCTATGACCTTCAGCCAGAAATGAGCGCATACGAAATTGCCAAAAAGATCAATGTTGAGCTCGACAAAAGAGAAACGGATTTCGTTTGCCTTAATTTTGCCAATGCGGACATGGTCGGTCATACAGGCGTATTTGAAGCAGCTGTAAAAGCCTGTGAGGCAGTAGATGAATGCACCAATTCTGTCATCTCCACTGCCCTGAAAAATGATTATTCTATCATCGTCATCGCCGATCATGGCAATAGTGACAAAATGCTCAATGAAGACGGTACACCAAATACTGCACACACCACGAACTTAGTTCCGTGTATTATGGTTGACAAGAAAGACCAGTTGGAAGTGAATGACGGGAAGTTGGGAGACCTTGCGCCTACTATTCTAAAAATGATAGGTGTAGACATCCCTGCAGAAATGACTGGTGATGTGTTGCTAAAATAA
- the rsmI gene encoding 16S rRNA (cytidine(1402)-2'-O)-methyltransferase, translated as MTEDIKPHLYLVPTPIGNLQDITLRAIEVLRSVDVILAEDTRTTGKLLKHLEIQRPLQSYHIFNEHKTVEKLVARMEAGEQFALVSDAGTPAISDPGFLLVRAAREAKLEVNCLPGATAFVPALVNSALPNDRFVFEGFLPHKKGRKTRIENLLEEQRTMIFYESPHRLLKTLLQFKEAFGEDRLVCVSRELTKMYEENIRGTLEELIAYYQENTIKGEIVITVAGKN; from the coding sequence ATGACCGAGGACATAAAGCCGCACCTTTATTTGGTGCCCACTCCCATTGGTAATCTTCAGGACATTACCCTGCGGGCAATAGAGGTGCTCCGAAGTGTAGATGTAATTTTGGCAGAAGATACACGAACCACTGGGAAATTACTAAAGCATCTGGAAATCCAGCGACCCCTTCAGAGCTACCATATTTTTAATGAGCACAAGACCGTAGAGAAGCTGGTGGCGCGAATGGAAGCAGGAGAGCAGTTTGCATTGGTGAGTGACGCGGGTACACCGGCCATATCAGATCCTGGATTCCTGCTGGTGAGGGCCGCCAGGGAAGCGAAGCTGGAGGTAAATTGTTTGCCCGGAGCGACAGCATTTGTGCCGGCATTGGTAAACTCAGCACTTCCTAACGATCGATTTGTCTTTGAAGGTTTTTTGCCTCATAAAAAAGGACGAAAAACCAGGATCGAAAATCTACTGGAAGAACAGCGAACCATGATATTTTATGAATCGCCCCATCGGCTCTTAAAAACACTTCTTCAATTTAAGGAGGCTTTTGGTGAGGACAGACTGGTCTGTGTCTCCAGGGAACTCACCAAAATGTATGAAGAAAACATTAGGGGAACCTTGGAAGAGCTTATTGCCTATTATCAAGAGAACACTATAAAAGGAGAAATAGTAATCACAGTAGCAGGAAAGAACTAA
- a CDS encoding inositol monophosphatase family protein, which produces MEISTLLDNTIAIAREAGAFIRRERQSFDLNKVEHKGFNDLVSYVDKEAEKIVVSGLQEILPEAGFITEEGTISKDGEVYNWIVDPLDGTTNFVHGVPVFSVSIALMQDGEIVLGVVYEVNNNECFYATKGGGAFCNDTPICVSPTPSLSAGLIATGFPYSAFEEVDKYLGLLKDIIQHSHGVRRIGSAAVDLCYVAAGRMDGYFEYNLNSYDVAGGVIILQEAGGKVTDFSGGDDYIFGRELVGSNEKIHEELLGTVRNHW; this is translated from the coding sequence ATGGAAATAAGCACACTTTTAGACAACACCATTGCCATAGCGAGAGAAGCTGGCGCTTTTATCAGAAGAGAGAGACAGAGCTTTGACCTTAATAAGGTAGAGCACAAAGGGTTTAATGACTTGGTATCTTATGTGGATAAGGAGGCCGAAAAGATCGTGGTGAGCGGACTCCAGGAAATTTTGCCTGAAGCTGGATTTATCACCGAAGAGGGCACAATCAGCAAGGATGGAGAAGTTTACAATTGGATCGTAGACCCTTTGGATGGAACCACCAATTTTGTTCACGGTGTACCTGTGTTTTCTGTGAGCATTGCCCTCATGCAGGACGGGGAAATCGTGCTTGGAGTAGTTTACGAGGTCAATAACAATGAATGCTTTTACGCGACCAAGGGCGGTGGTGCATTCTGTAATGACACCCCTATTTGCGTTAGCCCGACCCCTTCCCTGTCCGCGGGTCTGATTGCAACAGGATTCCCTTACAGTGCTTTCGAGGAGGTGGATAAATACTTGGGCTTGCTGAAGGACATTATCCAGCATTCGCATGGGGTACGACGTATCGGAAGTGCGGCAGTGGACCTTTGCTACGTGGCAGCTGGAAGAATGGATGGGTATTTTGAGTATAACCTTAATTCCTATGATGTGGCTGGTGGTGTGATAATTCTACAGGAAGCGGGAGGTAAAGTGACTGATTTCAGTGGTGGTGATGATTACATCTTTGGGCGAGAATTGGTAGGCAGTAACGAAAAGATCCATGAGGAATTGTTGGGAACGGTTAGAAATCACTGGTAA
- a CDS encoding DUF493 family protein — translation MKREFNKAAFKEKLDEQTSFPALYMFKFIVPSGKEDEVKDLLPKHEVIFKESAKGTYVSATIKAMMKDSQSIVDVYERAAKIEGIISL, via the coding sequence ATGAAGAGGGAATTTAATAAGGCCGCTTTCAAAGAGAAACTTGATGAGCAAACCAGTTTCCCAGCGCTTTATATGTTTAAATTTATCGTTCCAAGTGGTAAGGAAGATGAAGTGAAAGATTTGCTGCCCAAGCATGAAGTGATCTTTAAGGAATCGGCAAAAGGCACCTATGTCAGTGCTACCATTAAGGCAATGATGAAGGACAGCCAGTCGATTGTAGATGTTTATGAGCGGGCAGCCAAAATAGAAGGAATTATTTCGCTATAA
- a CDS encoding M23 family metallopeptidase: MKKTWIAAAGIVLLTAAGYGLYETKLKPQREVVDAEVTAIEIEENEAVKEESLLYGINVNELDIVEGKVARNQTLSTILAPFDVPYQIIDQIARKSKDIFDVRKIAFNKKYTVLTSKDSSSTAEFFIYEPNAAEFVVYKLDGKDIYKEAKPVEIRKREIAGRITSSLYVNMTEQGITPDLIDEFADLYGWSVDFQRLQKGDKYKVVYNEKVVDGQVVGIEPIEVAYFEHMGEPYYAIPFEQNGQVSFFDLEGNSFKKAFLRDPVKFTRISSRYNLRRYHPVQKRYKAHLGTDYAAPRGTEIRSVGDGTIIAASYTGGNGNYVKVKHNGTYTTQYLHMSKIASGIRNGVRVKQGQVIGYVGSTGLATGPHLCFRFWKHGKQVDWLKEDIPPSDPILKDNVMAFERVKTEKTDQLASIPYQENPEDKLITQATE; this comes from the coding sequence ATGAAGAAGACATGGATCGCAGCAGCAGGAATCGTGTTGCTGACGGCAGCGGGTTATGGCTTGTACGAAACCAAGCTAAAGCCTCAGCGTGAAGTTGTAGATGCAGAAGTAACCGCAATAGAAATAGAAGAGAACGAAGCGGTTAAGGAAGAGAGTTTACTCTATGGAATTAATGTAAACGAACTGGATATAGTAGAGGGAAAAGTAGCCAGAAACCAAACCTTATCCACGATTTTGGCGCCCTTTGACGTGCCCTACCAGATCATCGATCAAATCGCCAGGAAATCAAAAGATATTTTTGATGTTCGCAAGATTGCCTTCAATAAAAAATACACCGTACTCACCTCTAAAGATAGCAGCTCCACAGCAGAATTTTTTATTTACGAACCTAACGCCGCAGAGTTTGTAGTATACAAATTAGACGGCAAGGACATTTACAAAGAAGCAAAACCGGTAGAAATACGCAAAAGGGAAATCGCTGGCAGAATCACCTCTTCCCTTTACGTCAATATGACCGAGCAAGGCATCACACCAGACCTTATCGATGAATTTGCGGACCTTTACGGCTGGAGCGTGGACTTTCAGCGCCTCCAAAAAGGCGACAAATACAAAGTGGTGTACAATGAAAAAGTAGTTGATGGCCAAGTAGTCGGCATCGAACCCATCGAAGTCGCCTATTTTGAACATATGGGCGAGCCCTATTATGCCATTCCTTTTGAGCAAAACGGCCAGGTATCCTTCTTTGACCTGGAAGGCAATAGTTTCAAAAAGGCTTTCCTTCGAGACCCCGTGAAATTTACCAGAATCAGCTCCCGATATAACCTGAGAAGATACCATCCGGTTCAAAAACGCTACAAGGCCCACTTGGGGACGGATTACGCAGCACCGAGAGGAACAGAGATCCGATCAGTAGGTGATGGTACCATCATCGCCGCCAGCTACACAGGAGGCAACGGGAATTATGTCAAAGTAAAACATAATGGCACTTACACCACCCAATACCTGCACATGTCCAAAATCGCCTCCGGCATTCGCAATGGCGTACGTGTAAAACAAGGTCAGGTCATTGGTTACGTGGGAAGCACCGGCTTGGCTACAGGGCCGCACTTGTGCTTCAGATTTTGGAAGCATGGAAAGCAGGTAGATTGGCTAAAAGAAGACATCCCACCATCCGACCCGATCTTAAAGGATAATGTAATGGCTTTTGAACGGGTGAAAACAGAAAAAACCGATCAATTGGCTTCGATTCCTTACCAAGAGAATCCAGAAGACAAGCTGATCACGCAAGCCACTGAGTGA
- a CDS encoding NADPH-dependent F420 reductase, with translation MTLGIIGGTKLSVTLGNKYISRGIEVVFGVREEFEARQIEWKILKMQKDKVFGYCEAMDKADVIMVCCENEFLPLVCKCLSRLETKDKLVLDCTNGKYNPNFGCNTRYIQEKSGYKRVLKGFNNLGLDYPKSDPLELVKETYFCGDNDFDKYRVKKLIELIGFKAIDAGGLDNAPLLEAFYHLRKQITHFKKENVDYHFKLMSV, from the coding sequence ATGACGTTAGGAATTATTGGAGGAACAAAATTGTCAGTGACTTTAGGGAATAAATATATTTCCCGAGGTATAGAAGTTGTATTTGGAGTAAGGGAGGAGTTTGAAGCCAGGCAAATAGAATGGAAGATTCTAAAGATGCAAAAGGACAAAGTATTTGGCTATTGCGAAGCAATGGACAAGGCTGATGTCATCATGGTCTGTTGTGAAAACGAATTCTTGCCTTTGGTATGCAAATGTCTTTCGAGATTGGAAACAAAAGACAAATTAGTCTTGGACTGCACCAATGGAAAGTATAATCCGAATTTCGGATGTAATACCAGGTATATTCAAGAAAAATCAGGTTATAAACGTGTATTGAAGGGATTTAACAATCTAGGACTAGATTATCCTAAATCCGATCCACTAGAACTGGTTAAGGAAACCTATTTCTGTGGAGACAATGATTTTGACAAATACCGCGTAAAAAAGCTGATCGAATTGATAGGTTTTAAAGCCATCGATGCTGGGGGGCTTGATAATGCACCTCTGCTCGAAGCTTTTTATCACCTCAGAAAACAGATTACCCATTTCAAAAAGGAAAATGTGGACTACCATTTTAAGTTAATGTCCGTATAA